In Deltaproteobacteria bacterium, one genomic interval encodes:
- a CDS encoding putative DNA binding domain-containing protein has product MRLQERIKALVEEGEGYLIEFKEAPNDLERDICAFANGSGGSLYLGITDQGNLKPIKLSNRLRAQLQSMARNLDPPQEILVQPFGPLIQIRVKESENKPVRAPGGFYLRVGAISQKLSREEILAFAIKENRIYFDQQLYVEADARDFLNIRQVELFRKKAGLEAEIDNLQLLENLGCLKMQQRRPCLTFGAILLFGKDPQKIFPQATLTLLRLSDPADIQEQKILKGTLFQQVEEAFDFLKSELLCPPRIKGLLREEQLEFPEPVLRELLVNAIIHRDYFERSADVVVKIFPSYLEFSNPGTLNPSLSFSQIYGRSFRRNPLIADLFYRARYIERAGTGLLRVRQILQQEGLPPLTLSEEGPFFIATLTRGKEPKEKSRLNERQMAFLNLKKELFPLSTADYARRFQIGERMARMDIQDLIQQGLLKIYRKGRHFRYGPLN; this is encoded by the coding sequence ATGCGTTTACAGGAAAGAATAAAGGCTTTGGTTGAAGAAGGAGAAGGCTACCTTATTGAATTTAAGGAGGCTCCCAATGATCTCGAACGTGACATCTGCGCTTTTGCCAATGGCAGTGGTGGAAGTCTCTACTTGGGGATTACGGATCAAGGAAACCTCAAACCTATCAAACTGAGCAATCGTCTACGAGCCCAGCTTCAATCGATGGCGCGAAATTTAGATCCTCCCCAAGAGATTTTGGTTCAACCCTTCGGCCCACTTATTCAAATTCGAGTTAAAGAAAGCGAAAACAAACCTGTTCGCGCACCTGGAGGATTTTATCTGCGTGTAGGAGCCATCTCCCAAAAATTATCTCGGGAAGAAATCTTAGCATTTGCCATTAAGGAAAATCGAATTTATTTTGATCAACAACTTTATGTTGAAGCCGATGCGAGAGATTTTTTAAATATCAGGCAAGTGGAACTCTTTCGAAAAAAAGCAGGACTGGAAGCAGAAATCGACAATCTCCAATTACTCGAAAATCTTGGATGTCTTAAAATGCAGCAGAGAAGACCCTGTCTTACTTTTGGGGCCATCCTCTTGTTTGGAAAAGATCCTCAAAAAATCTTCCCACAGGCCACGCTTACACTTTTACGTTTGAGTGATCCTGCAGACATTCAAGAGCAAAAAATCTTGAAAGGTACTCTGTTTCAGCAAGTCGAGGAAGCCTTTGACTTTCTTAAATCGGAACTTCTCTGCCCACCCAGAATCAAGGGACTGTTGAGAGAAGAGCAACTTGAATTTCCGGAACCCGTCCTGCGAGAACTTTTGGTTAATGCAATTATTCATCGGGATTACTTCGAACGTTCTGCAGATGTTGTTGTAAAAATTTTCCCCTCCTATCTCGAATTTTCGAATCCAGGTACTCTGAACCCTTCTCTTTCTTTCTCACAGATCTATGGAAGGAGTTTTAGGCGAAACCCCCTGATTGCAGATTTATTTTACCGTGCCCGTTATATCGAACGTGCAGGGACGGGTTTGCTTCGCGTCAGGCAAATCCTTCAACAAGAAGGTCTTCCCCCTCTAACCCTATCTGAAGAAGGTCCCTTCTTTATTGCCACTCTTACAAGAGGAAAGGAGCCCAAAGAAAAATCACGTCTTAACGAACGACAAATGGCTTTTCTCAATTTAAAAAAAGAGCTTTTCCCTCTTTCAACAGCAGATTACGCTCGGCGTTTTCAAATTGGAGAACGTATGGCACGTATGGATATCCAAG